The Arachis ipaensis cultivar K30076 chromosome B07, Araip1.1, whole genome shotgun sequence genome includes a window with the following:
- the LOC107608145 gene encoding nudix hydrolase 18, mitochondrial-like isoform X2, producing the protein MVGLVSQENNLVALVSRTGRALQRYRKGRRQVVGYKAGSVDLEAASSSEEDEIEVLVITSKKGKGMLFPKGGWELDESKKEAALRESIEEAGVRGIVEGKLGRWSFKSKSQDTCHEGYMFPLLVQHQFDFWPEHNHRQRTWMSISEAREVICQHWWMKEALQRLVNRLTARNNNKLAPTLS; encoded by the exons atggTGGGTTTAGTTTCCCAAGAAAATAACCTTGTTGCTTTGGTTTCACGAACAGGCAGGGCCTTGCAACGCTACAGGAAAGGTCGCCGCCAAGTTGTCGG ATACAAAGCTGGTTCAGTGGATTTGGAGGCAGCATCATCATCAGAAGAAGATGAGATAGAAGTTCTTGTTATTACGTCTAAGAAAGGCAAAGGCATGTTATTCCCAAAG GGAGGTTGGGAATTAGACGAATCGAAGAAGGAGGCAGCGTTGAGAGAGAGCATAGAGGAAGCAGGAGTGAGAGGCATTGTGGAGGGTAAATTGGGAAGGTGGAGTTTCAAGAGCAAAAGCCAAGATACTTGCCATGAAGGTTACATGTTCCCTCTTCTTGTTCAACACCAATTCGACTTCTGGCCTGAGCACAATCATCGTCAAAGAACTTGG ATGAGCATATCGGAGGCAAGGGAAGTGATTTGTCAACACTGGTGGATGAAGGAAGCTCTACAGAGGCTAGTAAATCGCCTTACGGCTCGTAATAATAATAAACTTGCTCCTACCTTATCATGA
- the LOC107608145 gene encoding nudix hydrolase 18, mitochondrial-like isoform X3 — MVGLVSQENNLVALVSRTGRALQRYRKGRRQVVGCIPYRYKAGSVDLEAASSSEEDEIEVLVITSKKGKGMLFPKGGWELDESKKEAALRESIEEAGVRGIVEGKLGRWSFKSKSQDTCHEGYMFPLLVQHQFDFWPEHNHRQRTWGVCMWLNT, encoded by the exons atggTGGGTTTAGTTTCCCAAGAAAATAACCTTGTTGCTTTGGTTTCACGAACAGGCAGGGCCTTGCAACGCTACAGGAAAGGTCGCCGCCAAGTTGTCGG ATGCATACCATACAGATACAAAGCTGGTTCAGTGGATTTGGAGGCAGCATCATCATCAGAAGAAGATGAGATAGAAGTTCTTGTTATTACGTCTAAGAAAGGCAAAGGCATGTTATTCCCAAAG GGAGGTTGGGAATTAGACGAATCGAAGAAGGAGGCAGCGTTGAGAGAGAGCATAGAGGAAGCAGGAGTGAGAGGCATTGTGGAGGGTAAATTGGGAAGGTGGAGTTTCAAGAGCAAAAGCCAAGATACTTGCCATGAAGGTTACATGTTCCCTCTTCTTGTTCAACACCAATTCGACTTCTGGCCTGAGCACAATCATCGTCAAAGAACTTGG GGAGTGTGTATGTGGTTGAATACATAG
- the LOC107608145 gene encoding nudix hydrolase 18, mitochondrial-like isoform X1, translated as MVGLVSQENNLVALVSRTGRALQRYRKGRRQVVGCIPYRYKAGSVDLEAASSSEEDEIEVLVITSKKGKGMLFPKGGWELDESKKEAALRESIEEAGVRGIVEGKLGRWSFKSKSQDTCHEGYMFPLLVQHQFDFWPEHNHRQRTWMSISEAREVICQHWWMKEALQRLVNRLTARNNNKLAPTLS; from the exons atggTGGGTTTAGTTTCCCAAGAAAATAACCTTGTTGCTTTGGTTTCACGAACAGGCAGGGCCTTGCAACGCTACAGGAAAGGTCGCCGCCAAGTTGTCGG ATGCATACCATACAGATACAAAGCTGGTTCAGTGGATTTGGAGGCAGCATCATCATCAGAAGAAGATGAGATAGAAGTTCTTGTTATTACGTCTAAGAAAGGCAAAGGCATGTTATTCCCAAAG GGAGGTTGGGAATTAGACGAATCGAAGAAGGAGGCAGCGTTGAGAGAGAGCATAGAGGAAGCAGGAGTGAGAGGCATTGTGGAGGGTAAATTGGGAAGGTGGAGTTTCAAGAGCAAAAGCCAAGATACTTGCCATGAAGGTTACATGTTCCCTCTTCTTGTTCAACACCAATTCGACTTCTGGCCTGAGCACAATCATCGTCAAAGAACTTGG ATGAGCATATCGGAGGCAAGGGAAGTGATTTGTCAACACTGGTGGATGAAGGAAGCTCTACAGAGGCTAGTAAATCGCCTTACGGCTCGTAATAATAATAAACTTGCTCCTACCTTATCATGA